Proteins encoded together in one Luteimonas fraxinea window:
- the pepQ gene encoding Xaa-Pro dipeptidase, with the protein MSTPASSAASLYADHLAALQARTATALERAGLEHLVIPSGTLHYQMFDDRDYPYAVNPQFKAWLPLTRNPGSWLVITPGARPKLVYLQPRDYWHVVPEAPSGYWVEHFDIVVIRKPEDAQQHLPKNAARCAILGEPQSALGHYGAYKPNNPQAVIDHLDYHRAFKTPYELSMLREASRRGVRAHAAAERAFRAGASEFGIHLAYCQAAGQDANELPYGNIVALNEHAAVLHYTELGRLPPDPVRSFLIDAGASHAGYAADITRTYATDTGSEFQAMIEAVDTAQQAMVAQVRSGTDYKQMHLDAHLALAGVLRDFGLIKVSPEAALATGVSAAFFPHGLGHGIGLQVHDVAGFAASETGGVIAKPDGHPFLRLTRVLEPGMVVTIEPGVYVVDMLLEDLKAAGHGDSIDWDRIEAFRPYGGIRIEDDVVCTDDAPENLTRDAWAEENAAA; encoded by the coding sequence ATGTCTACGCCTGCTTCGTCCGCCGCCAGCCTATACGCCGACCACCTTGCGGCGCTGCAGGCGCGCACCGCCACCGCGCTCGAGCGCGCGGGCCTGGAACATCTCGTCATTCCCAGCGGCACGCTGCACTACCAGATGTTCGACGACCGCGACTACCCGTACGCGGTCAATCCGCAATTCAAGGCCTGGCTGCCGTTGACGCGCAATCCGGGCAGCTGGCTGGTGATCACGCCAGGCGCGCGACCGAAGCTGGTGTATCTGCAGCCGCGCGATTACTGGCATGTCGTGCCGGAAGCGCCGTCGGGCTATTGGGTCGAGCACTTCGACATCGTCGTGATCCGCAAGCCCGAAGACGCGCAGCAGCATCTGCCGAAGAACGCGGCGCGCTGCGCGATTCTCGGTGAGCCGCAGAGTGCGCTGGGGCATTACGGCGCCTACAAGCCGAACAATCCGCAGGCGGTCATCGACCATCTCGACTACCACCGTGCGTTCAAGACCCCGTACGAACTGTCGATGCTGCGCGAAGCGTCGCGTCGCGGCGTGCGTGCGCATGCGGCGGCCGAGCGTGCGTTCCGCGCAGGCGCCAGCGAGTTCGGAATCCACTTGGCCTATTGCCAGGCGGCCGGTCAGGACGCAAACGAACTGCCTTACGGCAACATCGTCGCGCTCAACGAGCATGCGGCAGTGCTGCACTACACCGAGCTCGGGCGCCTGCCGCCCGATCCGGTGCGCAGCTTCCTGATCGATGCTGGCGCGAGTCACGCCGGCTACGCTGCCGACATCACCCGGACCTACGCCACCGATACCGGCAGCGAGTTCCAGGCGATGATCGAAGCGGTCGACACCGCGCAGCAGGCGATGGTCGCGCAGGTGCGCAGCGGCACCGACTACAAGCAGATGCATCTCGATGCGCACCTCGCCCTCGCCGGCGTGCTGCGCGATTTCGGTCTGATCAAGGTGTCGCCGGAAGCCGCGCTGGCCACCGGCGTCAGCGCCGCATTCTTCCCGCACGGCCTCGGCCACGGCATCGGCCTGCAGGTGCACGACGTGGCCGGCTTCGCGGCGTCGGAGACCGGCGGCGTCATCGCCAAGCCCGATGGCCATCCGTTCCTGCGCCTGACCCGCGTGCTGGAGCCGGGGATGGTCGTGACCATCGAACCGGGTGTCTACGTCGTCGACATGCTGCTCGAGGACCTGAAGGCGGCCGGCCACGGCGACAGCATCGACTGGGATCGCATCGAAGCCTTCCGTCCCTACGGCGGCATCCGCATCGAGGACGATGTGGTCTGCACTGACGACGCGCCCGAGAACCTCACGCGCGATGCGTGGGCGGAAGAGAACGCGGCCGCCTGA
- a CDS encoding PilZ domain-containing protein, with product MMQEFRRAKRRKAPDVILVTDAMTARVIGRVGNLSETGMLLIASEPFVEDALYQLSFTLPDAPDAPVEIGAHLLWLDDATLAGASWAGFRFIATTPSLAHRLQGWVNAPGSHYA from the coding sequence ATGATGCAGGAGTTCCGCCGCGCGAAGCGTCGCAAGGCGCCGGACGTGATCCTGGTGACCGACGCGATGACCGCCCGCGTCATCGGCCGCGTCGGCAACCTGTCGGAGACCGGCATGCTGCTGATCGCCAGCGAGCCGTTCGTCGAGGACGCGCTGTATCAGTTGTCCTTCACCCTACCTGATGCGCCGGACGCGCCGGTCGAGATCGGCGCGCATCTGTTGTGGCTCGACGATGCGACGCTTGCCGGGGCCAGTTGGGCGGGTTTCCGCTTCATCGCGACGACACCATCGCTGGCGCACCGGTTGCAGGGGTGGGTCAATGCGCCGGGGAGTCATTACGCCTGA
- a CDS encoding DUF1631 family protein — translation MPATAHYPPPPRSLAAAGLPPRVRRTLERALSFVSNELDGGLSSLVSEFEQELFRLADHARNPGLESGYMATLRAFRANRADLLPRFLLALEGSIAAIRTPAPPPPPTPLDTASFGPLSLVEDTVMDEGTVLREIASRQEGRANLSLHLLGQRFGVLAASPAFDAERLPLGPQCLCRAIASAARMLEIEHDARLLLYRIFDRVVMPGYARVLERLDAQLADDGILPSLTFVPMRARAEAVEPKEASRVARTAETVEMPRPQVDDAQRPYTGWGEPETVDDDEADDAQSHEAAYARLQALMSGRRELLRKFQPRTDSPLPRRQLATSEVSDALRQLQQQPQGGGRTLVEIKRSLLAQARQRSGEGAMLAPQDEDAFELLGMLYGHIEQEIRSEAPAAPLVRELQIPVLRAALQDHSFFTRQRHPARQLLNTVAESAANWHDDTAFDPRVQAALRAAVAFVVGNYEGDVAVFAEGNARVQAQLQTQARTAELQERRHIEAARGREKLAAARARADELMQGIVGDRRLPRFSRALLDQAWADVLTLTLLRHGESSSEAEHQLRMTRRIVEASLDAVPRADEALQSDVESALGQVGYHGEEATVIAQRLTSHRSDEDDAASRTELAMKLKARARLGEEAGAARREKPPVRTAEEQAQYDHLRTLPFGTWIEFTTNQQGDMVRRRMSWYSPITDHVLFVNQRGQRTGEQSMDAVARLMATGNARVVTADRGHLVDRAWQAAMGALRSFAGRGESRTSEVTA, via the coding sequence ATGCCTGCGACCGCACACTACCCACCACCGCCCCGTTCGCTTGCCGCGGCAGGCCTGCCCCCGCGCGTGCGCCGCACGCTCGAGCGTGCGCTGTCGTTCGTGTCCAACGAACTCGATGGCGGCCTCTCCAGCCTCGTGTCCGAGTTCGAACAGGAACTGTTCCGGCTTGCCGACCATGCGCGCAATCCGGGCCTCGAATCGGGCTACATGGCCACGCTGCGTGCGTTCCGCGCCAATCGCGCCGACCTCTTGCCGCGGTTCCTGCTCGCACTGGAAGGCTCGATTGCGGCCATCCGTACACCTGCGCCGCCTCCGCCGCCGACGCCGCTGGACACCGCCTCGTTCGGGCCGCTGAGCCTGGTCGAAGACACGGTGATGGACGAAGGCACGGTGCTGCGCGAGATCGCGAGCCGCCAGGAAGGCCGCGCGAATCTGTCGCTGCATCTGCTGGGCCAGCGCTTCGGCGTGCTCGCCGCCTCGCCCGCCTTCGATGCCGAGCGCCTCCCGCTGGGCCCGCAGTGCCTGTGCCGGGCGATCGCCTCGGCCGCCCGCATGCTCGAGATCGAGCACGACGCGCGGTTGTTGCTCTACCGCATTTTCGACCGGGTGGTGATGCCCGGTTATGCCCGTGTCCTCGAGCGCCTGGATGCGCAGCTCGCCGACGACGGCATCCTGCCCTCGCTGACGTTCGTGCCGATGCGCGCGCGGGCCGAGGCCGTCGAACCCAAGGAAGCTTCCCGCGTGGCAAGGACTGCCGAAACCGTTGAAATGCCACGCCCGCAGGTGGACGACGCCCAGCGTCCGTACACCGGCTGGGGCGAACCCGAGACCGTCGACGACGACGAGGCGGACGATGCGCAGTCGCACGAGGCTGCCTACGCGCGCCTGCAGGCGCTGATGTCCGGACGCCGCGAACTGCTGCGCAAGTTCCAGCCGCGCACCGACTCTCCGCTGCCGCGCCGCCAGCTGGCGACCAGTGAAGTGTCCGATGCGCTCCGGCAACTCCAGCAGCAGCCGCAGGGCGGTGGCCGCACTCTGGTGGAGATCAAGCGTTCGCTGCTCGCGCAGGCACGTCAGCGCAGCGGCGAAGGCGCGATGCTGGCGCCGCAGGACGAAGACGCGTTCGAACTGCTCGGCATGCTCTACGGGCACATCGAACAGGAAATCCGCAGCGAGGCGCCGGCCGCGCCGCTGGTGCGCGAACTGCAGATCCCGGTGCTGCGTGCGGCCCTGCAGGACCATTCCTTCTTCACCCGCCAGCGCCACCCCGCGCGCCAGCTGCTCAACACCGTCGCCGAGAGCGCCGCCAACTGGCACGACGACACCGCCTTCGATCCGCGCGTGCAGGCCGCCCTGCGTGCTGCGGTCGCGTTCGTGGTCGGCAACTACGAAGGCGACGTCGCCGTATTCGCCGAAGGCAATGCGCGCGTGCAGGCACAACTGCAGACGCAGGCCCGCACCGCCGAGCTGCAGGAGCGTCGCCACATCGAGGCCGCCCGTGGTCGCGAGAAGCTGGCCGCCGCGCGCGCACGTGCCGACGAGCTGATGCAGGGCATCGTCGGCGACCGTCGCCTGCCGCGCTTCTCGCGCGCGCTGCTCGATCAAGCCTGGGCCGACGTGCTCACGCTGACCCTGCTGCGTCACGGCGAATCGTCCAGCGAGGCCGAACACCAGCTGCGGATGACCCGCCGCATCGTCGAAGCATCGCTCGACGCGGTGCCGCGCGCGGACGAAGCACTGCAGTCCGATGTCGAATCCGCGCTCGGCCAGGTCGGCTACCACGGCGAGGAGGCGACCGTGATCGCCCAGCGCCTGACCAGCCATCGCAGCGACGAGGACGATGCCGCGTCGCGCACCGAACTGGCGATGAAGCTCAAGGCGCGCGCGCGTCTGGGCGAGGAAGCCGGCGCCGCACGCCGCGAAAAGCCGCCGGTGCGCACGGCCGAGGAACAGGCGCAGTACGACCACCTGCGCACGCTGCCGTTCGGCACCTGGATCGAATTCACTACCAACCAGCAGGGCGACATGGTTCGCCGTCGCATGTCCTGGTACAGCCCGATCACCGACCACGTGCTGTTCGTCAACCAGCGTGGGCAGCGCACGGGCGAGCAGTCGATGGACGCCGTCGCACGACTGATGGCGACCGGCAATGCCCGCGTCGTGACCGCTGACCGCGGGCACCTCGTCGACCGCGCCTGGCAGGCCGCGATGGGCGCCCTGCGCAGCTTCGCCGGCCGCGGTGAAAGCCGCACTTCGGAGGTGACGGCATGA
- a CDS encoding UPF0149 family protein yields MSETLPSLAEVDAEIRHLQLAMPGSELHGGLSGWLAGGGDDLAAWLAPVLADAALPAPAAGSALDRMRVATATQLEDRDFAFALLMPEDGEPLSVRSAALFDWCRGFLGGFGLAAGERSSLSEEGNEALADLARLAAAQPDPDDEDDAVEEDALTEIEEFVRVAALLLHGDAALGPRHRNRLN; encoded by the coding sequence GTGTCCGAAACCCTGCCCAGCCTTGCCGAAGTCGACGCCGAGATCCGCCACCTCCAACTGGCGATGCCCGGCAGCGAACTGCATGGGGGTCTCAGCGGCTGGTTGGCGGGCGGTGGCGACGATCTGGCCGCCTGGTTGGCGCCGGTGCTGGCAGACGCCGCGCTGCCCGCACCCGCGGCCGGCAGCGCGCTCGACCGGATGCGCGTGGCCACCGCCACCCAGCTGGAAGATCGTGATTTCGCATTCGCACTGCTGATGCCCGAAGACGGCGAACCGCTGTCGGTGCGCAGCGCCGCGTTGTTCGACTGGTGTCGTGGATTTCTCGGCGGCTTCGGCCTGGCCGCGGGCGAGCGTTCGTCGCTGTCGGAAGAAGGCAACGAGGCGCTGGCCGACCTGGCGCGTCTGGCGGCGGCACAGCCGGATCCAGACGACGAAGACGATGCGGTCGAAGAAGACGCGCTGACCGAGATCGAAGAGTTCGTGCGCGTGGCGGCGCTGTTGCTGCATGGCGACGCCGCATTGGGGCCGCGTCACCGCAATCGGCTGAACTGA
- a CDS encoding aminopeptidase P N-terminal domain-containing protein → MASATGITAATYEKRRRQLMRLVGDNAILVLASAPERVRSRDTHHAYRQDSDLWYLTGFAEPDAVLVLVPGRKHGEALLFCRERDLEREGWDGPRVGPEGAVEALGMDDAYPIDDLDEILPGLLEGRTRVYYHFGRDTEFDLQLIGWLNRVRAQVRVGAQPPHEFLELGHLLDEMRLFKDAGELKLMRRAAKISVDAHAAAMRAARPGIHEYALQAELEYVFRRHDASPAYESIVGAGANACVLHYRANNAQARDGDLVLIDAGAEYRGYAADITRTFPVNGRFTAAQRALHEVVESAQQAALAQARPGVAYEAGHNAAVEALTEGLLRLGLLKGKLAKNIADGSYKRFYRHKTGHWIGLDVHDVGDYRIEGESRLLEPGMVFTIEPGLYVSTDDTSVDAKWRGIGIRTEDDVLVTKTGHDVLTTGLARTADEIEDFMARK, encoded by the coding sequence ATGGCGAGCGCGACCGGCATCACCGCGGCCACCTACGAGAAGCGTCGGCGCCAGCTGATGCGGCTGGTCGGCGACAACGCGATCCTCGTGCTGGCCAGCGCGCCCGAGCGGGTGCGCAGCCGCGATACGCATCACGCCTACCGGCAGGATTCCGACCTCTGGTATCTCACCGGCTTCGCCGAACCCGACGCGGTGCTGGTGCTGGTGCCGGGCCGCAAGCACGGCGAGGCGCTGCTGTTCTGCCGCGAACGCGACCTGGAGCGCGAAGGCTGGGACGGTCCGCGGGTCGGTCCAGAGGGCGCCGTCGAAGCGCTGGGCATGGACGATGCGTATCCGATCGACGATCTCGACGAGATTCTGCCCGGCCTGCTCGAAGGGCGCACGCGCGTCTATTACCACTTCGGCCGCGATACCGAATTCGACCTGCAGCTGATCGGCTGGCTCAACCGCGTGCGTGCGCAGGTGCGGGTCGGTGCGCAGCCACCGCACGAATTCCTGGAACTGGGTCATCTGCTCGACGAGATGCGTCTGTTCAAGGACGCCGGCGAGCTCAAGCTCATGCGGCGCGCGGCGAAGATCAGCGTCGATGCGCATGCGGCGGCGATGCGCGCGGCGCGTCCCGGCATCCATGAGTACGCGCTGCAGGCCGAGCTGGAGTACGTGTTCCGTCGCCACGACGCGAGTCCCGCCTACGAAAGCATCGTCGGTGCGGGCGCCAACGCCTGCGTGCTGCATTACCGCGCTAACAACGCGCAGGCGCGCGACGGCGACCTGGTACTGATCGATGCCGGTGCCGAATATCGCGGCTATGCGGCCGACATCACCCGAACCTTCCCGGTCAACGGCCGTTTCACGGCTGCGCAGCGTGCCCTGCACGAAGTCGTCGAATCCGCGCAGCAGGCCGCGCTGGCGCAGGCGCGGCCGGGTGTCGCGTACGAGGCCGGCCACAACGCCGCGGTCGAAGCGCTGACCGAAGGCCTGCTGCGGCTCGGCCTGTTGAAGGGCAAGCTGGCGAAGAACATCGCCGACGGCAGCTACAAGCGGTTCTATCGCCACAAGACCGGGCACTGGATCGGTCTTGACGTGCACGACGTCGGTGACTACCGCATCGAAGGCGAATCGCGTCTGCTCGAGCCGGGCATGGTGTTCACCATCGAGCCCGGCCTGTACGTGTCGACCGACGACACCAGCGTCGATGCGAAGTGGCGCGGTATCGGGATCCGGACTGAGGACGACGTGCTGGTGACGAAGACCGGGCATGACGTGCTGACGACCGGTCTGGCGCGCACGGCAGACGAGATCGAGGATTTCATGGCGCGCAAATAA